Proteins from a single region of Carassius gibelio isolate Cgi1373 ecotype wild population from Czech Republic chromosome A5, carGib1.2-hapl.c, whole genome shotgun sequence:
- the LOC128011828 gene encoding cyclic nucleotide-gated cation channel-like — protein MYSMTGQSAAAGSPCSHHLSVQTQEDEQDRAESVLSRSHSVCDDTSSELQRVAALEPQDAPSRNDFTGRRALFRLVSLVVILRDWAHRSLIEEEERPDSFLDRFRGPEVRAPPSRSSNNQPDANGNTKGNTKKQWETFIVSPSDDIYYYWLLFIAAAVLYNWVLLVARACFDQMQTENLIVWLVFDYLCDAVYILDSCVRLRTGYLEQGLPVKDLAKLRDSYIHTFQFKLDVISILPTDLVYIIMGINTPQLRFNRLLRFSRMFEFFNRTETRTNYPNIFRIWNLVLYILVIIHWNACIYYAISKSIGFGSDQWVYPNISSTEEGALRRSYIYCFYWSTLTLTTIGEMPPPVRDEEYVFVVFDFLVGVLIFATIVGNVGSMISNMNATRAEFQARIDAIKHYMHFRKVSRHLETRVIKWFDYLWTNQKAVDEQEVLKNLPDKLRAEIAINVHLSTLKKVRIFQDCEAGLLVELVLKLRPQVYSPGDYICRKGDIGKEMYIIKEGQLAVVADDGVTQFALLTAGGCFGEISILNIQGSKMGNRRTANIRSIGYSDLFCLSKDDLMEAVTEYPDAQKVLEERGREILKKQGLLDESIAQGGLLVIDTDEKVERLESSLDVLQARFARLLGEFTATQSRLKQRITALERQLCHTGLGLVSDQEMDFESKGNTPRANSTT, from the exons ATGTACAGTATGACTGGCCAGTCGGCTGCTGCGGGATCTCCTTGCTCTCATCATCTCTCTGTGCAAACTCAAGAGGATGAGCAGGACAGAGCAGAGAGTGTGTTAAGCAG GTCTCATTCTGTGTGTGATGACACCTCATCTGAGCTGCAGCGAGTAGCTGCCCTTGAACCTCAGGATGCGCCGTCCAGAAACGACTTTACAGGAAGAAGAGCCCTGTTCAG GTTGGTGAGTCTGGTGGTGATTCTGAGAGACTGGGCACACAGGAGTCTtatagaggaggaggagagacctgATTCCTTCCTGGATAGATTCCGGGGACCCGAAGTACGAGCTCCACCCAGTCGAAGTAGCAACAACCAACCGGATGCCAATGGAAATACTAAGGGAAACACAAA GAAGCAATGGGAGACATTTATAGTTTCTCCCTCTGATGATATTTACTACTACTGGCTGTTGTTCATTGCCGCTGCTGTGCTTTATAATTGGGTACTGCTTGTGGCAAG AGCCTGTTTTGATCAAATGCAGACTGAGAATCTTATTGTCTGGCTGGTGTTTGACTATTTGTGTGATGCTGTCTACATACTGGATTCATGTGTGCGGCTAAGGAcag GTTACCTGGAGCAAGGACTTCCTGTGAAGGACCTTGCAAAACTCAGAGACAGCTACATTCACACTTTTCAGTTCAAACTGGATGTTATCTCCATCCTCCCCACGGACCTGGTGTACATTATCATGGGCATCAACACACCACAGCTGCGCTTCAACCGCCTCCTGCGCTTCTCTCGTATGTTTGAGTTCTTTAATCGCACAGAGACAAGAACCAACTACCCAAACATCTTCCGCATCTGGAACTTGGTTCTCTACATTCTGGTTATTATCCACTGGAACGCCTGCATCTACTATGCCATCTCGAAGTCTATAGGTTTTGGTTCAGATCAGTGGGTTTATCCCAACATCTCATCCACTGAGGAAGGAGCTCTGAGGCGGAGCTACATATACTGCTTCTACTGGTCCACATTGACACTCACCACCATCGGTGAGATGCCACCACCAGTACGTGATGAGGAAtatgtgtttgtggtgtttgatTTTCTTGTTGGAGTCCTGATTTTTGCCACCATTGTGGGTAATGTGGGTTCCATGATTTCCAATATGAACGCCACAAGAGCAGAGTTCCAAGCACGGATTGATGCTATTAAACATTACATGCATTTCCGCAAAGTCAGTCGCCATCTTGAGACACGTGTCATCAAATGGTTCGACTACCTGTGGACGAATCAGAAAGCAGTGGATGAACAGGAAGTCTTAAAGAATCTTCCTGACAAGCTACGTGCAGAAATTGCTATCAATGTTCATTTATCAACTCTGAAGAAAGTTCGCATCTTTCAAGATTGTGAGGCCGGGCTGTTAGTAGAACTGGTTTTAAAACTGCGTCCCCAAGTGTACAGTCCTGGCGACTACATCTGCCGGAAAGGAGACATTGGAAAAGAGATGTACATCATTAAAGAGGGCCAATTAGCAGTTGTTGCTGATGATGGAGTGACGCAGTTTGCATTGCTAACAGCTGGGGGTTGCTTTGGCGAGATTAGCATTCTTAACATTCAGGGTAGTAAAATGGGAAACCGTCGGACAGCTAACATTCGCAGCATTGGCTACTCTGACCTCTTCTGCCTTTCAAAGGATGACCTTATGGAGGCCGTAACTGAATACCCAGATGCACAGAAGGTTCTGGAAGAGCGTGGAAGGGAGATTCTGAAGAAGCAGGGGCTTCTGGATGAAAGCATCGCACAGGGAGGGTTGCTCGTCATTGATACTGATGAGAAGGTTGAACGTCTGGAGAGCTCACTGGATGTTCTACAAGCACGATTTGCCCGGTTACTTGGTGAGTTTACAGCAACTCAAAGCAGACTGAAACAGAGAATCACAGCACTTGAGAGACAACTGTGTCATACAGGCCTTGGGCTTGTTTCAGATCAAGAGATGGACTTTGAGAGTAAAGGTAACACACCTCGAGCCAACTCGACTACATAG
- the LOC128011806 gene encoding charged multivesicular body protein 1b, whose protein sequence is MSSMEKNLFNLKFAAKELQRSSKKCDKEEKAEKAKVKKAIQKGNMEVARIHAENAIRQKNQSVNFLRMSARVDAVAARVQTAVTMNKVTKSMAGVVKGMDATLKSMNLEKISALMDKFERQFETLDVQTAQMEDTMSSTTTLTTPQGQVDALMMEMADEAGLDLNMELPQGQTGSVGTSVASAEQDELSQRLAKLRDQV, encoded by the exons ATGTCGAGCATGGAGA AGAATTTGTTTAACCTCAAGTTTGCAGCCAAAGAACTTCAGCGGAGCTCCAAGAAATGCGACAAAGAAGAGAAAGCAGAGAAGGCCAAGGTCAAGAAG GCAATCCAAAAGGGCAATATGGAGGTTGCCCGGATACATGCGGAAAATGCCATCCGCCAGAAGAACCAATCGGTGAACTTCCTTAGAATGAGTGCTAGAGTGGATGCGGTGGCTGCTCGAGTACAGACGGCAGTCACCATGAACAAG GTCACCAAATCTATGGCTGGGGTGGTAAAGGGCATGGATGCAACCCTGAAGAGCATGAACCTTGAGAAG atttCAGCTCTAATGGATAAGTTTGAGCGGCAGTTTGAAACTCTGGACGTACAGACGGCTCAGATGGAAGACACAATGAGCAGCACCACAACACTCACTACACCACAG GGTCAAGTCGATGCTCTGATGATGGAAATGGCAGATGAGGCCGG GCTGGACCTCAATATGGAGCTTCCTCAAGGTCAGACAGGATCGGTGGGAACCAGCGTAGCATCTGCGGAACAG GATGAGCTCTCTCAGAGGCTGGCCAAACTCAGAGACCAGGTTTAA